In Monodelphis domestica isolate mMonDom1 chromosome 4, mMonDom1.pri, whole genome shotgun sequence, one DNA window encodes the following:
- the LOC100031312 gene encoding olfactory receptor 2G6-like, with translation MKQNNNSQEGFLLLGFSDKPQLETILFVVILVFYILNLVGNTTIILVSGLDPKLHTPMYFFLTNLSFLDLCFTTSVAPQLLVTMRSKDKSMSYGGCIAQLYVAMGLGSTECILLAVMAYDRYAAVCRPLHYAVIMHPQLCLTLASIAWLSGLVTSLIQCSLTIQLPLCGHNRLDHIFCEVPVLIKLACVDTTFNEAQLFVASVVFLVVPVSLILISYGYITQAILKIKSSAGRRKAFGTCSSHLVVVIIFYGTIIFMYLQPVKSRSNDQGKFVSLFYTIVTPLLNPLIYTLRNKDVKGALKKLILGKVIG, from the coding sequence ATGAAGCAAAACAACAACTCCCAAGAGGGTTTTCTTCTCTTGGGCTTCTCTGACAAGCCCCAGTTAGAGACTATTCTCTTTGTGGTCATTTTGGTCTTCTACATCCTGAACCTTGTGGGGAACACAACCATAATATTAGTGTCTGGCCTGGATCCAAAACTCCACACACCAATGTATTTCTTCCTTACCAACCTGTCCTTCCTAGACCTCTGTTTCACCACCAGCGTAGCCCCACAGTTGTTGGTCACCATGAGAAGCAAAGACAAAAGCATGAGCTACGGTGGGTGTATAGCTCAACTCTATGTGGCTATGGGGTTAGGATCTACTGAGTGCATTCTCTTGGCTGTCATGGCATATGACCGCTATGCAGCAGTCTGTCGCCCCCTCCATTATGCAGTCATCATGCATCCTCAACTCTGTCTGACACTGGCTTCAATAGCATGGCTCAGTGGCCTAGTCACCTCTCTGATCCAATGTTCTCTCACCATACAGCTGCCCCTATGTGGTCACAACCGGCTTGACCACATCTTCTGTGAGGTGCCAGTATTGATCAAGTTGGCCTGTGTGGACACCACCTTCAACGAGGCCCAACTCTTTGTGGCTAGTGTAGTCTTCCTTGTTGttcctgtctctctcattctaaTCTCTTATGGCTATATCACTCAAGCTATATTAAAGATCAAATCTTCAGCAGGGCGTCGTAAAGCATTTGGGACTTGTTCTTCTCACCTGGTGGTTGTAATCATCTTCTATGGTACCATCATCTTCATGTATCTCCAGCCAGTCAAAAGTCGATCCAATGACCAGGGAAAATTTGTCTCCCTCTTCTACACGATAGTCACTCCTCTGTTAAATCCCCTCATCTATACTTTAAGGAACAAGGATGTGAAGGGAGCCTTAAAAAAGTTGATATTGGGGAAAGTTATTGGATAA